The genome window atggtaagatgcaatcaaaggcattgaaactcaaCTGGGACAGCTGTCTATGGccttgaaaaattgcccccaagGAACATTGCCTGCAGATACAAATATTAACCCAAAGGAACAGAACCCAAATCAACTAATGGCAGTGAGTCTCAGGAATGGAATAGATTTAGAGAGAGAGCAAGAAGTTGCTCAATTTAGGAGAGAGACTATGCCAACTACTCCAGTTACATTAGAGGCAGATGAGTCAGCAAAGCTCACCGAGGTTGTAATTGAACAAGCACAGGTTGACAAGGGTAAGGAGAAGGACGGTGAACAAGTCTCAGAACatgtggcacctcttgtgccagaagcttccaacaaaggaaataaatcaagtaatgGACAGAGATTGATTCCTGCACCATTCCCTCAGAGAttggcaaaacaaaagaaagatgatcaatacagAAAATTTATGGGAATGCTTCGACagattcaattaaatattccactgatggatgctttgagggaaatgccaGGG of Nicotiana tomentosiformis chromosome 7, ASM39032v3, whole genome shotgun sequence contains these proteins:
- the LOC138895722 gene encoding uncharacterized protein; translation: MAVSLRNGIDLEREQEVAQFRRETMPTTPVTLEADESAKLTEVVIEQAQVDKGKEKDGEQVSEHVAPLVPEASNKGNKSSNGQRLIPAPFPQRLAKQKKDDQYRKFMGMLRQIQLNIPLMDALREMPGYAKMIKDLMSRKFDFQDLSTVTLTQTCSAVVTRPMAQNVSDPGSFTIPCTIGSYVFAKALCDLGASINFMPLAIYTKLGIGRARPTSMLLQLTDCTIKRPKGILDGG